The segment TCGTGACTCTGGTGCGATCGAGCAGGATGCTGACTTAATCTGCTTTGTCTATCGTGATGAGGTTTATAATGAGGATTCTCCGGAGAAAGGCATCGCTGAAATTATTATTGCTAAGCAACGTAATGGTCCTATCGGAACAGTAAAGCTTAGTTTCCAAGGGCGCTATTCTCGCTTTATGAATCTCTCTACACGAGATTTTGCTGATCAATTTATTGATGAATAATCACTGCCCTTTATATAAATTGACAAAGCCATAAGACAAAATCAGAAGTTAAAGAAATTAAAAAATAGCGACAGTAAACAAGCAATAGATAAGTAACAAGACTCCTAGCAGCTATGCTTCTAGGAGTTTTTTTAGCTCTGAAATTGAGATCACCGTGGCTAATCCTTCTAATGCATTCATACTCTCTTGATGAAGCTCTAAACTCTTAGCAGCACAAAGCTCATCAACGACATAAACTCTAAAGCCCAATTCATGGGCGTCCCTTGCACTACTCTGAATAGCTAACAGTGAGCTCACGCCCCCTAAAATAAGAGTATCAATTTTAGATATCTCAAGCCATCTAGCCAAGTTATTGCCGGTAAAAATACTCACTCCTTTTTTAATAAAGTAGTGATCCTCTTCACTCTGCTCTAATCCTTTAATCCAACAATTATTAGGAGAGTTAAGTCGTAATGCGCCTCGTTCTTTCGCTTGATGAAACATCGGTGAGAATCTTGGGATATCGTGATAGTCATCTGCAAAACCAACCTTCACCCAGACAATAGGCACATTCTCTAGCCGAGCGAAAGAGATTGCACGATTACTCTCTTCTAAGATATTTCTCTGCAGAAATTGTTGGTAACTACTATTTGATAGCCCCTCTTTTCCGACAATATCCTCGATCAAATCGATCAATACCAAAGCCTTAGATTTCTTCTTCATATCAACCTCTCCGCATACTGTTTTCTATCTTATTCCCTTTGTAACATAGCATTATCTACTAAACAAAAGAATATAAATC is part of the Ignatzschineria indica genome and harbors:
- a CDS encoding cysteine hydrolase family protein, which codes for MKKKSKALVLIDLIEDIVGKEGLSNSSYQQFLQRNILEESNRAISFARLENVPIVWVKVGFADDYHDIPRFSPMFHQAKERGALRLNSPNNCWIKGLEQSEEDHYFIKKGVSIFTGNNLARWLEISKIDTLILGGVSSLLAIQSSARDAHELGFRVYVVDELCAAKSLELHQESMNALEGLATVISISELKKLLEA